ACCGTGTTTGTGGATAACAATCTCAGATAATTTTCTAATATTCTTCGCCTTATTCCGATATAAACCGATTGATCGGATATCTTGCTGTAATTCTTCAAGAGGAACGGCTAAGAAATCTTCTGGTGATTTGTATTTTTGAAACAAACCAGGCGTCACTTTATTTACGAGAGCATCTGTACATTGTGCAGACAACAGCACAGCAATCGCTAGCTCAAATGGATTAGAGTGAGTCAACTCACAATGCGCTTCGGGAAACATGTTCCCCATTTCATCTAGTACTTCTCGAATTTGTTTTTTAGTTAACATGATCTATCTCATCCTTTATTAGGATTGTTCCAACCAATTATAGTAAGGGAAATCTTTGTTTTCTGAGTCATTATTGCTCGTATTATTTGTGTTAGGCCGCTTATAGCGCTGTTGTCTAAATTTCTCACCATATTGTTTGGCTTGATCTACTGTTCGGACACCATTCTTTTTCCATTCAAATAAAATTCGATCAATATATCTGAAATTTAACTTTCCTGAAAGAACAGCTTCCTTAAGTGCAGCAACAATAATTGACGGTTCATGACCGTCTTGGTCTAACCACATTGATAACGTTTCACATTCTATTGGGGAAAGTGGACGACCGAACTCCTTTTCCATTAATGTGTAGATTTGCATCTCTTCGTGTTGCTGTTTCTCTTGTTGTTGCTCCACATTTTCTTCGTCCAACAGGCGAATCATTTTTTCCCAAAGAGGACGGAGTGTATACGTTTCCGAATAAATCCTTTGAACGGTGTCTTCCTGTTCTTCAATCTTCAGCATGCCTTTTTGTATGCATGTTCTAAGCACTTGCATACATTGTTGTGCAGATATCGTCATTCTTGCCGAAAGCTGGCCAGGAGTCGGAAAGAAATTTCCGGATTCGATGAAAGAATGCATATGTACCAACACCATCATTTCCTGTTCATCTAGACCCAAGCGGGTATAATTCATTAACAATGCATTAGGGATTGAAATATTACCCATATCCATCCAATTGATAAAACTCTCTTTTTTCATTTCTTACACCTCCCATACATTATAACAAATCAAAATGGTCAACAGCGGTATTTTAGCCGTATTCACAACTTATTCTATCTTTCTACTCGAGATATGTTGGGATTAAGCCTTTATCTCCATAAAAAAGAAAAGCCTCCAATTACGGAGGCGGATTCTCTTTATGGATATAAGCGATTTAACAAACGTGGGAATGGTATTGCCTCCCGGATGTGTTCGATGCCTGAAAGCCAGGCGACTGTTCGTTCAAGTCCGAGTCCGAATCCTGAATGTGGTACACTGCCATATTTACGCAACTGCAAATACCACTCATATGCTTCTGGAGATAGGTCATGCTCTTCATAACGTTTCTTCATCAATTCTAAATCATCGATTCGCTGGCTACCACCAATGATTTCACCATAACCTTCAGGAGCAATCAAATCCGCACAGAGAACAACATCTTCACGCTCAGGGTCTGGCTTCATGTAAAATGCCTTTATATCTTTCGGATAATTCGTAATGAATACAGGCATATCAAAGCTTTCAGCAATAGCCGTTTCATGCGGAGCTCCGAAATCCTCTCCCCACTCAATATCGTCAAACCCTTTTTCTTTAAGGAGTTTAATCGCATCATCATAAGAGATACGTGGGAAAGGTGCTTGAATTTTTTCTAACATGGAAAGATCTCGACCTAATGTATTCAATTCAATTTTACAATTTTCTAGTACCGATTTTGCCAAGTAAGAAACATATTGTTCTTGTATTTCAAGGCTCTCATCGTGTTCAACAAATGCCATCTCCGGCTCAATCATCCAAAACTCTATTAAGTGACGACGTGTTTTAGATTTCTCAGCACGGAATGTAGGACCAAATGAAAATACTCTACCAAATGCCATCGCTGCTGCTTCCATGTAAAGTTGTCCACTCTGAGATAAATATGCGTCTTCATCAAAATAGCGTGTGTGGAACAACGTAGTCGTGCCTTCAGCAGAACTCCCTGTGAGAATCGGTGGGTCTATTTTTGAGAATCCTTCTTTATTAAAGAATTCATATGTAGCACGA
This Pseudalkalibacillus berkeleyi DNA region includes the following protein-coding sequences:
- a CDS encoding DnaD domain-containing protein; its protein translation is MKKESFINWMDMGNISIPNALLMNYTRLGLDEQEMMVLVHMHSFIESGNFFPTPGQLSARMTISAQQCMQVLRTCIQKGMLKIEEQEDTVQRIYSETYTLRPLWEKMIRLLDEENVEQQQEKQQHEEMQIYTLMEKEFGRPLSPIECETLSMWLDQDGHEPSIIVAALKEAVLSGKLNFRYIDRILFEWKKNGVRTVDQAKQYGEKFRQQRYKRPNTNNTSNNDSENKDFPYYNWLEQS
- the asnS gene encoding asparagine--tRNA ligase, whose translation is MKTTVQLLKNHIDEEVKIGAWLANKRSSGKIAFLQLRDGTGFVQGVVVKSEVEESVWNDAKSVTQESSLYVTGTVQKDDRSPTGVELVVSKIEVIHEAVDYPITPKEHGTEFLMDNRHLWLRSKKQHAIMRIRNEIIRATYEFFNKEGFSKIDPPILTGSSAEGTTTLFHTRYFDEDAYLSQSGQLYMEAAAMAFGRVFSFGPTFRAEKSKTRRHLIEFWMIEPEMAFVEHDESLEIQEQYVSYLAKSVLENCKIELNTLGRDLSMLEKIQAPFPRISYDDAIKLLKEKGFDDIEWGEDFGAPHETAIAESFDMPVFITNYPKDIKAFYMKPDPEREDVVLCADLIAPEGYGEIIGGSQRIDDLELMKKRYEEHDLSPEAYEWYLQLRKYGSVPHSGFGLGLERTVAWLSGIEHIREAIPFPRLLNRLYP